From Saccharothrix espanaensis DSM 44229, the proteins below share one genomic window:
- a CDS encoding ABC transporter ATP-binding protein, whose translation MTAFEVRDLVVGYGRGARRVRAVRGVGFAVPAGTTLGLLGESGSGKSTIARVAVGLEQATSGDVLVDGESVLGPAGRRARSRVQMVFQDPYSSLDPRMTVGRSIAEGVHAGRRQPKVDGSLPDDPAGLLELVGLDPSFARRLPHQLSGGQRQRVALARALGARPAVLLADEITSALDVSVQGTVLNLFRRIQRDLGLSSVFISHNLAVVRYVCDQVAVLDRGELVEMGPVEKVLSEPEHPATRALVAAVPQIGVPLFTRV comes from the coding sequence ATGACCGCCTTCGAGGTTCGCGACCTGGTCGTCGGCTACGGCCGGGGCGCCCGCCGGGTGCGGGCCGTGCGCGGGGTCGGCTTCGCGGTGCCCGCCGGCACCACGCTCGGGCTGCTCGGCGAGTCCGGCTCGGGCAAGTCGACCATCGCCCGGGTCGCGGTCGGGCTGGAGCAGGCCACCTCCGGCGACGTGCTGGTGGACGGCGAGTCGGTGCTCGGCCCGGCCGGGCGCCGGGCGCGCTCCCGCGTGCAGATGGTGTTCCAGGACCCCTACTCGTCGCTCGACCCCCGGATGACCGTGGGGCGGTCGATCGCCGAGGGCGTCCACGCCGGCCGGCGGCAGCCGAAGGTCGACGGGTCACTGCCCGACGACCCGGCCGGGCTGCTGGAACTGGTCGGCCTGGACCCGTCGTTCGCCCGCCGGCTGCCGCACCAGCTCTCCGGCGGCCAGCGGCAGCGGGTGGCGCTGGCCCGCGCCCTGGGTGCCCGGCCGGCCGTGCTGCTGGCCGACGAGATCACCTCCGCGCTGGACGTCTCGGTGCAGGGCACCGTGCTCAACCTGTTCCGGCGCATCCAGCGGGACCTGGGCCTGTCCTCGGTGTTCATCTCGCACAACCTGGCCGTGGTCCGGTACGTGTGCGACCAGGTCGCCGTGCTCGACCGCGGTGAGCTGGTCGAGATGGGGCCGGTCGAGAAGGTGCTTTCCGAGCCCGAGCACCCCGCCACCCGGGCCTTGGTCGCCGCGGTGCCGCAGATCGGTGTCCCGCTGTTCACCCGCGTCTGA
- a CDS encoding M20/M25/M40 family metallo-hydrolase, which yields MNYRDAARDRLDLLIDHALRLVACESPSGDPGALERSAGLVAMIGAAYFGVRGEVVTRDGVPHVRWRLGHGPRRVLVLGHHDTVWPVGSLQRLPAVADGGALRGPGSYDMKTGLVQAFLACALVRERPGGLAGVSVLVTGDGEAGSATARALIERESAGCAAVLVPEGAGPGGELLTARKGVARYRLEVVGRAAHPGLEPERGVNAGLELAAQIPVVAGLGDASVGTTVVPTAGSIGTSVNTVPDTARVAVDVRARTDAELARVDAALRGLTPRTPGARLVLHGGVTHPPMPPSADLFALAAASAAALGLDPPADLAVGAASDGNFTAAAGVPTLDGLGAVGGGAHTPDEHVLIAPIADRVALFAHLLDRLLAG from the coding sequence GTGAACTACCGGGACGCCGCCCGCGATCGGCTCGACCTGCTGATCGACCACGCGCTGCGGCTGGTGGCCTGCGAGTCCCCGTCCGGGGACCCGGGGGCGCTGGAGCGCTCCGCCGGGCTGGTGGCGATGATCGGCGCGGCGTACTTCGGGGTGCGCGGCGAGGTCGTGACGCGCGACGGCGTCCCGCACGTGCGGTGGCGGCTGGGCCACGGGCCGCGCCGCGTGCTGGTGCTCGGCCACCACGACACGGTGTGGCCGGTGGGCAGCCTGCAGCGGCTGCCCGCCGTGGCCGACGGCGGCGCGCTGCGCGGTCCGGGCAGCTACGACATGAAAACCGGCCTGGTGCAGGCGTTCCTGGCGTGCGCGCTGGTCCGGGAGCGGCCCGGCGGGCTGGCCGGGGTGAGCGTGCTGGTCACCGGCGACGGCGAAGCCGGGTCGGCGACGGCCCGCGCGCTGATCGAGCGCGAGTCCGCCGGGTGCGCCGCCGTGCTGGTGCCCGAGGGCGCCGGGCCCGGCGGCGAGCTGCTCACCGCGCGCAAGGGCGTGGCGCGCTACCGGCTGGAGGTCGTCGGCCGGGCCGCGCACCCCGGGCTGGAGCCGGAGCGCGGCGTCAACGCCGGGCTGGAGCTGGCCGCGCAGATCCCGGTGGTCGCCGGGCTCGGCGACGCCTCGGTGGGCACGACCGTCGTGCCCACCGCCGGGTCGATCGGCACGTCGGTGAACACCGTGCCGGACACCGCGCGGGTCGCGGTGGACGTGCGGGCGCGCACGGACGCCGAACTGGCCCGGGTGGACGCCGCCCTGCGCGGCCTGACCCCCCGGACGCCGGGCGCGCGGCTGGTCCTGCACGGCGGCGTCACGCACCCGCCGATGCCCCCGTCGGCGGACCTGTTCGCGCTGGCCGCGGCGTCGGCGGCGGCACTGGGCCTGGACCCGCCGGCCGACCTCGCGGTGGGCGCGGCGTCGGACGGCAACTTCACCGCCGCCGCGGGCGTGCCCACGTTGGACGGGCTGGGCGCGGTCGGCGGCGGCGCGCACACGCCCGACGAGCACGTGCTGATCGCCCCGATCGCGGACCGGGTGGCGCTGTTCGCGCACCTGCTGGACCGGTTGCTGGCCGGCTGA
- a CDS encoding serine hydrolase domain-containing protein, protein MNHALLASPEWQERLDVLATAHDVPGVQVGVLELDADGNAEVRVLVSGVTSLDTGVTVTEDTLFQYGSISKVWTTTLLMQLVDEGLLTLDTPVVDVLPEFRLADPEHAPKVTVRQLVTHTSGIDGDIFLDTGDGDDCVEKYVAALAETLPYTRPGGPLSYCNAGFVLAGRIIEVLRGTSWDDAVAQHLARPLGLTHVITRAKEAPLFRTAVGHQDNPDQDNPDPDAAGKVVPAKVWMLPRSVGPAGLITGTADALLRFGALHLRDGVGLNGERVLSAESAQAMRTLQVDLSGVSTVDRGWGLGWILSDWGRADGAPVTASQHGGHTIGQVARLVTFPEIGVAVCVLTNADRGLGLSDELLDLIGAELGLSAPKPLVEEGADLDDLLGTYETVMVRQTIGRDEDGRYYTDLETKTPGIEDAVQPRREVVPSGKGRFLTDVNGAQTEFTHVVDGEDEYLYMFRLFKRVDR, encoded by the coding sequence ATGAACCACGCACTGCTCGCCTCGCCCGAGTGGCAGGAACGCCTGGACGTGCTCGCCACCGCGCACGACGTGCCGGGCGTCCAAGTGGGCGTGCTGGAGCTCGACGCCGACGGCAACGCGGAGGTCCGCGTGCTCGTCTCCGGCGTCACCAGCCTGGACACCGGCGTGACGGTCACCGAGGACACCCTGTTCCAGTACGGCTCGATCAGCAAGGTGTGGACCACGACCCTGCTGATGCAGCTCGTCGACGAGGGTCTGCTGACCCTGGACACCCCGGTCGTCGACGTCCTGCCGGAGTTCCGGCTGGCCGACCCCGAGCACGCCCCGAAGGTGACCGTCCGGCAGCTGGTCACCCACACCAGCGGCATCGACGGCGACATCTTCCTGGACACCGGCGACGGTGACGACTGCGTCGAGAAGTACGTGGCCGCGCTGGCCGAGACCCTCCCGTACACCCGGCCGGGCGGCCCGCTGAGCTACTGCAACGCCGGGTTCGTGCTGGCCGGGCGGATCATCGAGGTGCTGCGCGGGACGTCCTGGGACGACGCCGTCGCCCAGCACCTCGCGCGGCCCCTCGGGCTGACCCACGTCATCACCCGGGCCAAGGAAGCGCCGCTGTTCCGCACCGCCGTGGGGCACCAGGACAACCCCGACCAGGACAACCCCGACCCGGACGCCGCCGGCAAGGTCGTGCCCGCCAAGGTGTGGATGCTGCCGCGCTCGGTCGGGCCGGCCGGCCTGATCACCGGCACGGCCGACGCCCTGCTCCGGTTCGGCGCGCTGCACCTGCGCGACGGCGTCGGCCTCAACGGCGAGCGGGTGCTCTCCGCCGAGTCCGCCCAAGCCATGCGAACCCTCCAGGTCGACCTGTCGGGCGTGTCCACAGTGGACCGGGGCTGGGGGCTGGGCTGGATCCTGAGCGACTGGGGCCGCGCGGACGGCGCCCCGGTGACCGCCTCCCAGCACGGCGGCCACACCATCGGGCAGGTCGCCCGGCTGGTCACGTTCCCCGAGATCGGCGTGGCGGTCTGCGTGCTCACCAACGCCGACCGGGGCCTGGGCCTGTCCGACGAGCTGCTGGACCTGATCGGCGCCGAACTCGGCCTCAGCGCGCCCAAGCCGCTGGTGGAGGAGGGTGCGGACCTCGACGACCTGCTCGGCACGTACGAGACGGTGATGGTGCGCCAGACGATCGGCCGCGACGAGGACGGCCGGTACTACACGGACCTGGAGACCAAGACGCCCGGCATCGAGGACGCCGTCCAGCCGCGCCGGGAGGTCGTCCCGTCCGGCAAGGGCCGGTTCCTGACCGACGTGAACGGCGCGCAGACCGAGTTCACCCACGTGGTCGACGGGGAGGACGAGTACCTGTACATGTTCCGGCTGTTCAAGCGCGTCGACCGGTGA
- a CDS encoding dipeptide/oligopeptide/nickel ABC transporter permease/ATP-binding protein — protein MSTLPGAAVRRSRPVLRHLASPTAVIGVVGTLIFVGLAVLAPVLWGDAAAQEDLAAIGRGASAEHWLGTDASGRDILLRTLVATRTSLFYGLLATVIGVVLGVVVGCLPYVLPVWLGRLVVSTVNMLVAFPALLLVLFLAVFFGQGTVGAVFALGLAIAPTVARLCQTMAASVAGMEYISAARVLGVSRSKVLFRHVIPNIGDVVLVNATAAAANSLTAFAGLSFLGLGVQAPDYDWGRLLAEGLSRMYLQPAAALGPAAAVVLAGIALTMLGDAVGRAVGITPVLSLRRLGSRPTRTAPAAEPDRSAVLSVRDLWVRFPTEDGWRSPVRGVSFDVAAGERVGIVGESGSGKSLTALSVAQLVDGPGVVDAGSIRFDGFEYAGLTRKQVKARGDHLGTALSMVFQDPMSSLNPSLRVGAQVAEVALLHGGTGAARARERAVARLAEVGIPDPAARAEQYPFQFSGGMRQRAMIAMGLMGRPRLIIADEPTTALDTTVQREVLRLLDRVAAEHAAAVVFISHDIALVTGFCDRVLVMYQGEVVEDITTADLVAGRAAHPYSRALMASIPTLTTDKSAPLPTVGDFVKGAGE, from the coding sequence ATGTCCACACTCCCCGGCGCGGCCGTGCGCCGTTCCCGCCCGGTGCTGCGGCACCTGGCGAGCCCGACCGCAGTCATCGGCGTCGTCGGAACCCTCATCTTCGTCGGCCTGGCGGTGCTGGCCCCCGTGCTGTGGGGTGACGCCGCGGCGCAGGAGGACCTGGCCGCGATCGGGCGCGGCGCGTCCGCCGAGCACTGGCTGGGCACCGACGCGTCCGGCCGCGACATCCTCCTGCGCACCCTGGTCGCCACCAGGACGTCGCTGTTCTACGGCCTCCTGGCCACCGTCATCGGCGTCGTGCTGGGTGTGGTCGTCGGCTGCCTGCCCTACGTCCTGCCGGTGTGGCTCGGGCGGCTCGTGGTGTCCACGGTGAACATGCTGGTGGCGTTCCCGGCGCTGCTGCTCGTGCTGTTCCTGGCGGTGTTCTTCGGCCAGGGCACGGTCGGCGCGGTGTTCGCGCTCGGCCTGGCCATCGCGCCCACCGTCGCCCGGCTGTGCCAGACCATGGCCGCGAGCGTGGCGGGCATGGAGTACATCAGCGCGGCCCGGGTGCTCGGCGTGTCCCGCTCCAAGGTGCTGTTCCGGCACGTCATCCCGAACATCGGGGACGTCGTGCTGGTCAACGCGACCGCTGCGGCGGCCAACAGCCTGACCGCGTTCGCCGGGCTGTCGTTCCTCGGCCTGGGCGTGCAGGCCCCCGACTACGACTGGGGCCGGCTGCTCGCCGAGGGCCTGTCCCGGATGTACCTCCAGCCCGCCGCCGCGCTGGGCCCGGCGGCGGCCGTGGTGCTGGCCGGGATCGCGCTGACCATGCTGGGCGACGCGGTCGGCCGGGCGGTGGGCATCACCCCGGTGCTGTCGCTGCGCCGGCTCGGGTCCCGGCCGACCCGGACGGCCCCGGCCGCCGAGCCGGACCGGTCGGCCGTGCTGTCGGTGCGTGACCTGTGGGTGCGGTTCCCGACCGAGGACGGCTGGCGGTCGCCGGTGCGCGGCGTGAGCTTCGACGTGGCGGCCGGCGAGCGGGTCGGCATCGTGGGCGAGTCCGGGTCCGGCAAGAGCCTCACCGCGCTGTCGGTGGCGCAGCTGGTAGACGGTCCGGGCGTGGTGGACGCCGGGTCGATCCGGTTCGACGGCTTCGAGTACGCCGGGCTGACCCGCAAGCAGGTCAAGGCCCGGGGCGACCACCTGGGCACCGCGCTGTCGATGGTCTTCCAGGACCCGATGTCCTCGCTCAACCCGTCACTGCGGGTCGGCGCGCAGGTCGCCGAGGTCGCCCTGCTGCACGGCGGGACCGGTGCTGCTCGGGCACGTGAGCGGGCGGTGGCCCGGCTCGCCGAGGTGGGCATCCCCGACCCGGCGGCCCGCGCCGAGCAGTACCCGTTCCAGTTCTCCGGCGGGATGCGGCAGCGGGCGATGATCGCGATGGGCCTGATGGGCCGCCCCCGGCTGATCATCGCCGACGAGCCGACCACCGCGCTGGACACCACCGTGCAGCGGGAGGTGCTGCGGCTGCTGGACCGGGTGGCCGCCGAGCACGCCGCCGCGGTCGTGTTCATCTCGCACGACATCGCGCTGGTGACCGGGTTCTGCGACCGGGTGCTGGTGATGTACCAGGGCGAGGTCGTCGAGGACATCACCACCGCCGACCTGGTCGCGGGCCGGGCCGCGCACCCCTACAGCCGGGCGTTGATGGCCTCCATCCCGACCCTGACCACCGACAAGTCCGCGCCGCTGCCCACCGTCGGCGACTTCGTGAAGGGAGCGGGGGAATGA
- a CDS encoding ABC transporter substrate-binding protein, producing the protein MNTRSKTTAVAATAALALAACSSGTSAGGSGEPLVDGTLKLALQADPGSLFPHTTADSYSRQVIAFGYESLVTIAPEGEVRPWLAEKWETSTTATTFTVREGVKCADGSPLTAKTVAANFDWLAEPKNGSPLLGVFVPPGLTTTVDEAARTVTLTASGPAPFLLESLGQAFIACDAALKAPTDHAAKFNGTGPYELTEVKAGNSYTLTRREDYAWGPMGTTAKTPGLPKTVVVTVVGDNTTRANLLLSRETNGAGVEGPEAKRVAGADLPSLDFNLPSTAVFLNHAATRPTADPAVRKALVQATNTRAVADILGGGDGGEALSFMAGDPKVCQPGKIHEAAPKYSVDEAKRTLDAAGWTAAGDGTRTKDGRELALVVVVRSDAQRVAGFEYLVKEWQKIGVKATLKTTDPAGASAILFDPVAGDWDVADWGLAAPFPNMLVPFFSGAGPGNFSKIANPAYDEKVAAASGKLGAQGCADWVAAETALVAAADILPIGWTQVSYFYQGFKSDRSLQIEPWSLRQSS; encoded by the coding sequence ATGAACACTCGGTCGAAGACAACCGCGGTGGCCGCCACCGCCGCGCTCGCGCTCGCCGCCTGCTCGTCCGGCACCTCCGCGGGCGGCTCCGGCGAGCCCCTGGTGGACGGGACGCTCAAGCTCGCCCTCCAGGCCGACCCCGGCTCGCTGTTCCCGCACACCACCGCCGACAGCTACAGCCGGCAGGTCATCGCGTTCGGCTACGAGAGCCTGGTGACCATCGCCCCGGAGGGCGAGGTCCGGCCGTGGCTGGCCGAGAAGTGGGAGACCTCGACCACCGCGACGACGTTCACCGTCCGCGAGGGCGTCAAGTGCGCCGACGGCAGCCCGCTCACCGCGAAGACCGTCGCCGCGAACTTCGACTGGCTCGCCGAGCCGAAGAACGGCTCGCCGCTGCTCGGCGTGTTCGTCCCGCCGGGGCTGACCACCACCGTGGACGAGGCCGCGCGGACCGTGACGCTCACCGCGTCCGGACCCGCCCCGTTCCTGCTGGAGAGCCTGGGCCAGGCGTTCATCGCCTGCGACGCCGCGCTGAAGGCGCCCACCGACCACGCGGCCAAGTTCAACGGCACCGGGCCGTACGAGCTGACCGAGGTCAAGGCGGGCAACAGCTACACGCTGACCCGCCGCGAGGACTACGCGTGGGGCCCGATGGGGACCACCGCGAAGACGCCGGGCCTGCCCAAGACCGTGGTGGTGACCGTGGTCGGCGACAACACCACCCGGGCCAACCTGCTGCTCTCGCGCGAGACCAACGGCGCCGGCGTGGAAGGCCCGGAGGCCAAGCGGGTCGCGGGCGCGGATCTGCCCTCGCTGGACTTCAACCTCCCGTCGACCGCGGTGTTCCTCAACCACGCCGCCACCCGCCCGACCGCCGACCCGGCGGTGCGCAAGGCGCTGGTGCAGGCCACCAACACCAGGGCGGTGGCGGACATCCTCGGTGGCGGTGACGGCGGCGAGGCGCTGTCGTTCATGGCCGGCGACCCGAAGGTGTGCCAGCCGGGCAAGATCCACGAGGCCGCGCCGAAGTACTCGGTGGACGAGGCCAAGCGCACCCTCGACGCCGCCGGCTGGACCGCGGCCGGCGACGGCACGCGGACCAAGGACGGCCGCGAGCTGGCGCTCGTCGTCGTGGTGCGCAGCGACGCCCAGCGGGTCGCCGGCTTCGAGTACCTGGTCAAGGAGTGGCAGAAGATCGGGGTGAAGGCCACCCTGAAGACCACCGACCCGGCGGGCGCGAGCGCCATCCTGTTCGACCCCGTCGCCGGCGACTGGGACGTCGCCGACTGGGGGCTGGCCGCCCCGTTCCCGAACATGCTGGTCCCGTTCTTCAGCGGCGCGGGCCCGGGGAACTTCTCCAAGATCGCCAACCCGGCCTACGACGAGAAGGTGGCGGCGGCCTCCGGCAAGCTCGGCGCGCAGGGCTGCGCCGACTGGGTGGCCGCCGAGACCGCGCTGGTCGCCGCCGCCGACATCCTGCCGATCGGCTGGACCCAGGTCTCCTACTTCTACCAGGGCTTCAAGTCCGACCGCTCGCTCCAGATCGAGCCGTGGTCGCTGCGCCAGTCGTCCTGA
- a CDS encoding S9 family peptidase: MPRTCAIDDLWADRVPSHPAISADGTRAVFVRGSLDRDGDRVVLGGAWSPDGKRLAVVTLGAYPDPTAPLVVDTAFHKADGLGRFGGLRLDLVVLDVVVLDVAFGELTRPVTGLPVIDGVTWSPDGTTIAYVTHRDDRWDTTFTGAVETVEVAAPELDRGVHAGPGGAADQAVPLRFTPDGRTLYFAVRDQGLTHLHAVDWSTPDAPARRVFGSTTESLNGLAVAGTGRPATILSTVDSFPEVVLLDGTRVVHRTALSGNGPARLIPWGYSYGGYATCYLTSHHPEVFAAAVAGGVVSDLAALRAASPIAKVREVTAPTLLLHAADDQRCPVGQSEQWFVGPRETGVPTRLVLYPGASHLFVLLGRPSQRVDYRHRLLARLAQHVR; encoded by the coding sequence ATGCCCCGCACGTGCGCCATCGACGACCTGTGGGCCGACCGGGTCCCCTCCCACCCCGCGATCTCCGCCGACGGGACGCGCGCCGTGTTCGTCCGGGGCAGCCTGGACCGCGATGGCGACCGCGTCGTGCTGGGCGGCGCGTGGTCGCCGGACGGCAAGCGGCTGGCCGTGGTCACGCTCGGCGCGTACCCGGACCCGACCGCGCCGCTGGTGGTGGACACCGCGTTCCACAAGGCAGACGGGCTGGGCCGGTTCGGCGGCCTGCGGCTGGACCTGGTGGTGCTGGACGTGGTGGTGCTGGACGTGGCGTTCGGCGAGCTGACCCGGCCGGTGACCGGCCTGCCGGTGATCGACGGCGTCACCTGGTCGCCGGATGGCACCACGATCGCCTACGTCACCCACCGCGACGACCGGTGGGACACCACCTTCACCGGAGCCGTGGAGACCGTCGAGGTGGCCGCGCCGGAGCTGGACCGCGGCGTCCACGCGGGCCCCGGCGGGGCGGCGGACCAAGCCGTGCCGCTGCGGTTCACCCCGGACGGCCGCACGCTGTACTTCGCCGTGCGCGACCAGGGGCTGACCCACCTGCACGCGGTCGACTGGTCCACTCCGGACGCTCCCGCCCGGCGCGTGTTCGGCTCCACCACCGAGAGCCTGAACGGCCTGGCGGTGGCGGGCACCGGCCGACCGGCCACCATACTGTCCACTGTGGACAGCTTTCCGGAGGTCGTGCTGCTCGACGGCACGCGGGTCGTGCACCGGACCGCGCTGAGCGGCAACGGCCCGGCGCGGCTGATCCCGTGGGGGTACAGCTACGGCGGCTACGCCACCTGCTACCTCACCTCGCACCACCCGGAGGTGTTCGCGGCGGCGGTCGCGGGCGGGGTGGTCTCCGACCTGGCCGCGCTGCGGGCCGCGTCACCGATCGCCAAGGTCCGCGAGGTCACCGCGCCGACCCTCCTGCTGCACGCCGCCGACGACCAGCGCTGCCCGGTCGGCCAGTCCGAGCAGTGGTTCGTCGGCCCGCGCGAGACCGGCGTGCCGACCCGGCTCGTGCTCTACCCCGGGGCGTCGCACCTGTTCGTCCTCCTCGGCCGTCCCTCCCAGCGCGTCGACTACCGGCACCGCCTGCTCGCCCGGCTCGCCCAGCACGTGCGCTGA